TCCTTTTTCGAAATCTTCCAAATAACTTTCAACTTCTTGAGGAAGTTTTGCAAAAATAGATCAAAGATCAGTCGAGAGCCGTCCTCGGCCAGATTATTATTTCTTCAGAAGCTTTCTGCATTTTCACACAAATTTATTGGACATATTTATAAAAATACAGCGCTATTACAAAACTTATCATTCTTTAACAACCATCCATTTTTTCTTTTCATCGCCATACATCACAAAATATATCATCCGCTGTATAACGCCAAAATAGATTGGAAATAGGATGAACCAACTAAAAAATGACACTACCCAACCTACAATCGTAATCAGCCTATGCGAAATATGATCATGTCTCACCTGCGGATAAATTAATCTCCACGCCATAAGAATAAATTCCTTAAATCCAATTTTATCCATTGACTCTCTATTTTTTGCTTTTTGTATTAAAATAATTAGCCGTACAATATCAAAAAATATTCCAAAAAAAACAAAAGTGATAACTACACCCCATATGGGGAAAAAATATAAAAATGGCACCCCCACAATAATCCATAAAATTGCAACTCCAAAAAACAAAGATATCAAATTACTATCAAATTTGAATTCTTGAGCATCAAGCGTTGCAAGTTTTTTAACATTTCTTATTATCCAGTAGCCAATAGAGCTCAATGATAATCCAGCAAAAATAACCCAGATTAAAATATCAGTGAATTTTGAATCTCCTTTTAAAACAATAAAATAAAAAGCAAGCGAGAGAATAATAATTCCAATGCCTACTATCAATGCTGAGCTTGCAATAAAATGCATACGTGAATACATTTTTTGAATTCTTTCATTGATCATATGTTAAAAAATTTTAATAATTATTAATTGTTACTATTTTTTGCACTGTTTCTGATAATATGGGATTGATTTTACAAAATTCAATGCTTTTTCATCTATAAGATCTCCCTCATTTTTTGCTATGACCAGTAGAGTTTGAAACAATTGCGCAACTTCCTGAGTTTTTGTCATTCTCGATTGTAAAGATTTTTCTTCCTCATCATTTAATACATGGTAAACAAACCTTCCCTCTGAAATAAATGCGCTCGCTTCTGCCCTATAACATCCATCTTCAGAATTAACATCTTCATTATTAGCATACTGAAAAACATGAGTTAATTCATGACGCAATAAAACTGCAGTCAATAAATCATCTTTTATGCTGTATTTAGGAGAAACTTTTATCAAATATTCATCTAGTGAATGCATAGGAGAAAAAACAAAAACTCCTTCTGCACCATTAATTTCCTTGCTAGATTCTGAATATTCAATTTTGAGACAATTTTTGATGCTTTCTAAGCGACCTGACTCCTCGATATTCCCGCGATTTCTGTATCTCTGTTCAATAAGACTTAGCGACCGCTTAAACTCTTCTGACATTTCATATCCACTTTCTCTAATACAATAAATAGGTGTTTCATTAAAAACAATCAGCCATTCGTTGTTAATTTTGATAAATTTTCTATATATTCTTTTTGGGTAATCCTTATCAGCTAAGTTAAAAATGCTTGTTTCATCAACATGTCCTATATCATTTTTTATAATCACCTTATTTACTTCTACGGTTTTTCCTTTCTTTAAATCATTTAAAAATATTTTAGATCTTTCATCTTCTGGATTTTGTTGTGCATACTCAATTAGTCGTTGCAATACTGATTCCTGCGAATATATAGCACCTCGTTTTTCGATATATTTTTCTCTACTTATTTTATGCTTAGACTCTGGCGATAAATAAGAATCATATATTTTTCCAAAATCATTATTGCTTTCCAATTCAAATATTTCATTGAATCTTTTGACAAGCTTATCTTCATCACTGATGCTTATTGATTGCTCCTGTTTGTTTTTTAAAAAAGAAAAATTTTCTAATTCATAAAGTTTAATATAAACGCCTAAAGCCACTATCAACACTACACTTATTAGGATAACTATCAATTTTTTATTCATAAATTTATTTTATTTGATTAACTCATCAACACTAACCTCAAGCGCTTTAGAAATCTTCTTGAGCGTATCAAGTGTTGGATTTTGGTTTTTACCAACTTCAATCTTGATGATTGTGTTATTGGCAACATCAGCCAATCGTGCCAGTTTTTCTTGTGATAATCCCTTGGCTTCTCGTAACTTCCTCAGATTTTTTGTTATATTTGACATACTTATATTATAGTAGTAGAATTATAGTGTTAGTACTATTTCTTTTCTATTACTTTGATGCTACACCAAAATTTCAGACAAATCAAACTAAATGACTTTTTATGTTATTAGTAAAAATCTATTCCGATCGTAAATCAGCAGCCGTTCCCCGCCGCACTGCTCCAAAGAGCAGTCCTCATCAGAAAAGCTTTCTTTTCCTTAAGAGAAGAAAAGATCCGGCGCGCGCAAATCCGAAATGCAAAGAAAGGTTTTTCTGATGGGGAGTCCCGAGGCTTCAGGACTACGGTGGGGACGGCTTCCGCTTTCTTACTCAGGGTTTTTGGCGAAATACATTCGAACTTCGTCCAATATGCACCGCAAAAATTCGGAATTCAAAACTGGAGAAGAAATAGCGTCGACGCGTAGCGCCGTCTGTTCTGCATTCCCCC
This DNA window, taken from Candidatus Moraniibacteriota bacterium, encodes the following:
- a CDS encoding helix-turn-helix transcriptional regulator; this encodes MSNITKNLRKLREAKGLSQEKLARLADVANNTIIKIEVGKNQNPTLDTLKKISKALEVSVDELIK